The Ovis aries strain OAR_USU_Benz2616 breed Rambouillet chromosome 6, ARS-UI_Ramb_v3.0, whole genome shotgun sequence genome includes a window with the following:
- the LOC121819793 gene encoding collagen alpha-1(I) chain-like yields the protein MELSGWPLGGGRGPPGRQRAACFPPGFRGVSTRPHREGAGPGQGVRAAAGGGAGINGPSHAAAAKRVGVCAQSRARRLLPWAARADPPAPQSSGTRGHNLGLPSGVPHPSQPPPTPGRCSSAERAAERPGTTFRRFKWTHWNPLQMEKFMFNRAELPTDRSCPLCKTGTVTQEGMPTVCRHSALTPPPPPTVRTPEPDCHQPRGQAPSPFHAPVGGPGDPSPQRTSAGSSPPPRTPQRAALKAGVTLRRGPARLRREAPAPRPGPGNRRPPEGAYRPGPPRPPRDGASPPGARAHLRPVLRPVVLGPPGSGAGRPGQRPPRPPFRRLLLGQQPGPRPPERPGLANISGPLSGARGALSAGPPPRSCWEARGSGKPAGVPGRRWSGRPVHTALRSQTLPPRDGLLAEAPGADAGAGPASGAGRTARGVVGWEASAFRPASTGTLLTTPLGASAGPEPDQPVLPRAPARSFCAHRKPPPRSLLRALGFGAIREPERVTSLNGADGMVAGFPSPCPAPAGGPGPLCPPPGPAGAWCQPLSPGQPVSAAGAISRLAIPRDGTLVLSPSRGDPSQIRAGASPGGACSRFQGWVEDGRGGGNGGPGAGSPVQAAHGAGPVPGNALGSPCVLSLAADCWVLLPSWTLGQRVGVLVAPRGPPANKRMALSSALGFSHRAPHPQTSPPALATRLLGALGTLASSLSAGSRVGRSGPRQRAVCSGSPLPACSSAAEEAQVVWPWAAESGRGCEDCGPYCPPCSVSSPAKGPKAGKGSLLLGTAARGTTGPLPARGIQNAAHSPPEAPPGSSLYPETLVRSAPPQLGTLMQLTPCWKEAPQLPVPPGPRLLGPRLASRIPLPGSVLSPVDIHGQHVWPPSSRGGPLTPGLHHRRACPVTVQPWRPALACVLLRPPPRAVSSAGRTEAVGGGYRTGEGVLTLESGAEAEGRAGPSTGGSRRGWGAQAWPFAAPHPEDPQVSSHPLPLAQLSSLAPQACRRPLHEDPRQLRL from the exons ATGGAGCTGTCAGGCTGGCCACTGGGCGGTGGCCGCGGGCCGCCGGGGCGCCAGCGGGCGGCCTGTTTCCCCCCGGGGTTCCGCGGGGTTTCCACCCGTCCTCACAGGGAAGGCGCCGGGCCGGGGCAGGGCGTGCGCGCGGCCGCCGGCGGGGGGGCCGGCATAAATGGCCCCAGTCATGCGGCCGCGGCGA AGCGCGTGGGGGTCTGCGCCCAGAGCCGAGCAAGGAGACTCCTGCCCTGGGCCGCACGGGCCGACCCCCCTGCCCCTCAGAGCAGCGGCACCCGGGGCCACAACCTCGGGCTGCCCTCAGgggtcccccaccccagccagcctCCACCCACTCCTGGACGCTGCAGCTCTGCGGAGAGAGCCGCAGAGCGGCCTGGGACAACATTTAGACGGTTTAAGTGGAC ACACTGGAACCCCCTCCAGATGGAGAAGTTCATGTTTAACCGTGCTGAGCTGCCCACAG ACCGGTCCTGCCCTCTCTGCAAGACCGGCACTGTGACCCAGGAGGGCATGCCCACCGTGTGCCGCCACTCTGCcctgacccctcccccacccccgacgGTCAGAACCCCAGAGCCCGACTGCCACCAGCCGCGGGGGCAGGCGCCAA GCCCCTTCCATGCGCCCGTGGGCGGACCGGGAGACCCCAGCCCGCAGAGGACCTCCGCCGGCTCCTCCCCGCCGCCCCGCACCCCGCAAA GGGCGGCGCTGAAAGCCGGGGTCACGCTCCGGAGGGGCCCGGCCCGTCTGCGACGGGAGGCCCCTGCGCCCCGCCCGGGGCCTGGGAACCGCCGGCCGCCGGAGGGGGCGTACCGGCCGGGCCCGCCGCGGCCTCCTCGGGATGGCGCTTCTCCCCCGGGGGCGCGGGCGCACCTGCGGCCCGTCCTGCGGCCCGTCGTCCTGGGGCCGCCGGGGtcgggggcggggcggccgggGCAGCGGCCCCCTCGCCCCCCTTTCAGACGCCTGTTGTTGGGCCAACAGCCGGGGCCGCGGCCGCCTGAAAGGCCCGGATTAGCGAACATTAGCGGCCCTTTGAGCGGCGCCCGGGGCGCCCTTTCCGCCGGCCCGCCCCCGCGCAG CTGCTGGGAGGCCCGAGGCAGCGGCAAGCCTGCAGGGGTTCCGGGAAGGCGCTGGAGCGGCCGGCCGGTTCACACCGCGCTCAGAAGCCAGACCCTGCCACCCCGTGACGGACTGTTGGCCGAGGCCCCCGGGGCGGACGCTGGGGCAGGCCCCGCCTCGGGCGCGGGGCGCACA GCAAGGGGTGTGGTTGGGTGGGAGGCCTCTGCTTTCCGGCCAGCCAGCACTGGGACCCTGCTGACCACACCACTAGGGGCAAGCGCGGGCCCAGAGCCTGACCAGCCCGTCCTGCCGCGGGCCCCAGCCCGCTCCTTCTGTGCTCACAG gaagccccctCCCCGCAGTCTGCTTCGGGCCCTGGGTTTTGGGGCCATTCGTGAGCCCGAGCGAGTCACATCCCTGAACGGAGCTGATGGCATGGTGGCAGGCTTCCCatctccctgccccgcccccgccggggGCCCAGGCCCGCTGTGTCCACCCCCTGGCCCGGCAGGAGCCTGGTGCCAGCCCTTGTCCCCCGGACAGCCGGTGAGCGCAGCGGGCGCTATCT CCAGGCTGGCCATCCCCAGAGACGGCACCCTGGTCCTCAGCCCCTCCCGGGGCGATCCGTCCCAGATCCGGGCGGGGGCCAGCCCCGGGGGGGCCTGCAGCCGCTTCCAGGGTTGGGTGGAGGATGGGAGAGGCGGTGGGAACGGAGGGCCTG GAGCGGGCTCCCCGGTCCAGGCAGCGCACGGGGCTGGGCCCGTCCCTGGGAACGCTCTCGGCTCTCCCTGCGTCCTCAGCCTTGCCGCTGACTGCTGGGTCCTGCTGCCTTCCTGGACGCTTGGGCAGCGTGTGGGGGTCCTCGTCGCCCCCCGAGGCCCCCCAGCTAACAAGCGGATGGCCTTGTCCTCCGCCCTAGGGTTCTCTCATCGTGCCCCCCATCCGCAAACGTCGCCTCCAGCCCTAGCCACACGCCTGCTGGGGGCTCTCGGGACGCTGGCCTCCAGCTTGAGCGCAG GGTCCCGCGTTGGGCGGTCAGGGCCCCGGCAGAGAGCTGTGTGCTCAGGGTCCCCGCTCCCCGCCTGCAGCTCGGCCGCTGAGGAGGCGCAGGTGGTGTGGCCGTGGGCGGCCGAGAGCGGCCGCGGCTGCGAGGACTGTGGTCCTTACTGCCCTCCCTGCTCCGTGTCGTCTCC GGCCAAAGGGCCAAAAGCAGGAAAAGGAAGCCTGCTGCTAGGGACAGCTGCCCGAGGCACCACTGGCCCACTGCCTGCTCGAGGCATCCAGAATGCAGCCCACTCCCCGCCAGAAGCCCCTCCAGGCTCCAGCCTCTACCCTGAGACCTTGGTCAGATCAGCCCCACCCCAGCTCGGGACCCTGATGCAGCTGACACCCTGCTGGAAGGAAGCCCCCCAGCTGCCTGTCCCTCCCGGACCCCGGCTGCTGGGCCCCCGTCTGGCCTCACGCATCCCCCTGCCCGGCTCGGTTCTGTCGCCCGTGGACATCCACGGTCAGCACGTGTGGCCGCCATCCTCGCGTGGAGGGCCTCTGACCCCCGGCCTGCACCACCGCAGGGCGTGTCCCGTGACCGTCCAGCCCTGGAGGCCGGCCTTGGCCTGTGTCCTCCTGAGACCCCCCCCCAGGGCTGTAAGCAGCGCCGGGCGCACAGAGGCGGTGGGGGGCGGCTACAGAACGGGGGAAGGAGTGCTGACTCTTGAGTCCGGCGCTGAGGCTGAGGGCAGAGCAGGGCCCAGCACGGGAGGCTCTCGGCGTGGCTGGGGAGCCCAGGCCTGGCCCTTCGCTGCCCCCCATCCCGAGGACCCCCAGGTCAGCAGCCATCCCCTCCCTCTCGCCCAGCTGTCCTCGCTGGCCCCACAAGCCTGCCGGAGGCCCCTTCATGAGGACCCTCGCCAACTTCGCCTTTGA